In Desulfobotulus pelophilus, one DNA window encodes the following:
- a CDS encoding phosphate ABC transporter substrate-binding protein has product MRCIQKIFILSCLSVSLLVAPVHAGENPSFRGKSGTLQIAGGTAHIPVMRDLARVIMTEAPSVRIAIAGGGSGVGIQKVGEGLVDIGNSGRRPTDREIESYGLVLYRWALDGVALAVHPSNPVGSVDVATLSAIYKGEIRNWKELGGPDRTITLYTRDAASGTREVFWTKALQKGAIAETAHVVASNGAMKTAITQDPGAIGYVSVGHLEPGIKALAFEGVMPGVDTVLSGAYPVSRGLYSSTKGEATGLAADFLNYLYTPEGQAIIREKGFIPAGRD; this is encoded by the coding sequence ATGCGTTGCATTCAAAAAATCTTTATATTGTCTTGCTTGTCTGTTTCTTTGCTTGTGGCTCCGGTGCATGCAGGAGAGAATCCTTCTTTTAGAGGCAAAAGCGGAACTCTGCAGATTGCAGGAGGAACGGCGCACATACCCGTTATGAGGGATCTTGCAAGGGTAATCATGACAGAGGCTCCTTCTGTGCGTATTGCCATTGCCGGTGGTGGCTCTGGCGTGGGTATTCAGAAGGTTGGGGAAGGCCTGGTGGATATCGGTAATTCCGGGCGCAGACCCACGGATCGGGAGATTGAAAGCTACGGACTGGTCCTTTACCGCTGGGCACTGGATGGTGTGGCTCTGGCCGTTCATCCTTCCAACCCCGTAGGTAGCGTGGATGTGGCAACCCTTTCTGCCATTTATAAAGGGGAGATCAGAAACTGGAAAGAACTGGGAGGTCCGGACAGAACCATCACCCTTTATACACGGGATGCGGCATCCGGCACCCGGGAGGTTTTCTGGACAAAAGCTCTCCAAAAAGGAGCGATTGCGGAGACTGCCCATGTGGTGGCTTCCAACGGGGCCATGAAAACGGCCATTACCCAGGATCCCGGTGCCATTGGCTATGTATCCGTAGGCCATCTGGAACCGGGAATAAAAGCCCTTGCTTTTGAAGGTGTCATGCCCGGAGTGGATACGGTGCTTTCCGGTGCCTATCCCGTTTCCCGGGGTCTTTACAGCAGTACAAAGGGAGAAGCCACCGGGCTGGCGGCAGACTTTCTGAACTATCTGTATACCCCGGAAGGGCAGGCGATTATAC